One Accipiter gentilis chromosome 25, bAccGen1.1, whole genome shotgun sequence genomic region harbors:
- the MAPK1IP1L gene encoding MAPK-interacting and spindle-stabilizing protein-like isoform X4 — MLEQSKMSGTDDFSLADALPDQSPAKTSKVSSTKPGQQPGQPPQGWPASNPWNNPSAPPTAPAGLPPNTSASSVPFGPPPTGMYPSMPPGPPAPFPPPPTGPSCPPPGGPYPPPTVPGPVPPGQYPPPNMPFPELPRPYGGPTEPAAPPAPVGPWGSMPSGAWGPTMGGQYPAPSMPYPPPGPYSAPTQTPGAAPTVPWGTVPPGTWGPSPPGPFPPPTGSYPAPGLYPTPPNPFQVPSGPAGAPSMPGGPHPYR, encoded by the exons ATGTTAGAACaaag CAAAATGTCTGGAACTGATGATTTTTCG TTGGCAGATGCTTTACCAGATCAGTCGCCTGCTAAAACCTCCAAAGTGAGCAGTACAAAACCTGGTCAACAGCCTGGTCAGCCACCGCAGGGTTGGCCAGCTTCGAATCCTTGGAACAACCCAAGTGCTCCCCCTACTGCGCCAGCCGGACTGCCACCAAATACGTCTGCTTCCAGCGTGCCATTCGGACCTCCACCAACAGGAATGTATCCTTCAATGCCCCCTGGACCGCCTGCtccatttcctcctcctcctactGGACCCTCTTGCCCTCCTCCTGGTGGTCCATATCCACCCCCAACTGTGCCAGGTCCTGTCCCACCAGGGCAATATCCTCCACCAAATATGCCCTTTCCAGAGCTTCCAAGACCTTATGGTGGTCCAACAGAGCCAGCTGCACCTCCTGCTCCCGTTGGGCCATGGGGATCCATGCCCTCTGGAGCATGGGGACCAACAATGGGAGGGCAGTATCCTGCACCTAGCATGCCATATCCACCCCCAGGGCCATATTCCGCTCCTACCCAGACTCCAGGGGCTGCGCCAACAGTACCATGGGGTACAGTCCCACCTGGAACATGGGGACCTTCACCGCCAGGTCCATTTCCTCCACCCACAGGATCATATCCAGCTCCAGGACTATATCCTACGCCCCCTAATCCTTTTCAAGTGCCATCTGGTCCTGCTGGTGCTCCATCAATGCCTGGTGGTCCCCAT CCTTACCGTTGA
- the MAPK1IP1L gene encoding MAPK-interacting and spindle-stabilizing protein-like isoform X5, producing MSGTDDFSLADALPDQSPAKTSKVSSTKPGQQPGQPPQGWPASNPWNNPSAPPTAPAGLPPNTSASSVPFGPPPTGMYPSMPPGPPAPFPPPPTGPSCPPPGGPYPPPTVPGPVPPGQYPPPNMPFPELPRPYGGPTEPAAPPAPVGPWGSMPSGAWGPTMGGQYPAPSMPYPPPGPYSAPTQTPGAAPTVPWGTVPPGTWGPSPPGPFPPPTGSYPAPGLYPTPPNPFQVPSGPAGAPSMPGGPHPYR from the exons ATGTCTGGAACTGATGATTTTTCG TTGGCAGATGCTTTACCAGATCAGTCGCCTGCTAAAACCTCCAAAGTGAGCAGTACAAAACCTGGTCAACAGCCTGGTCAGCCACCGCAGGGTTGGCCAGCTTCGAATCCTTGGAACAACCCAAGTGCTCCCCCTACTGCGCCAGCCGGACTGCCACCAAATACGTCTGCTTCCAGCGTGCCATTCGGACCTCCACCAACAGGAATGTATCCTTCAATGCCCCCTGGACCGCCTGCtccatttcctcctcctcctactGGACCCTCTTGCCCTCCTCCTGGTGGTCCATATCCACCCCCAACTGTGCCAGGTCCTGTCCCACCAGGGCAATATCCTCCACCAAATATGCCCTTTCCAGAGCTTCCAAGACCTTATGGTGGTCCAACAGAGCCAGCTGCACCTCCTGCTCCCGTTGGGCCATGGGGATCCATGCCCTCTGGAGCATGGGGACCAACAATGGGAGGGCAGTATCCTGCACCTAGCATGCCATATCCACCCCCAGGGCCATATTCCGCTCCTACCCAGACTCCAGGGGCTGCGCCAACAGTACCATGGGGTACAGTCCCACCTGGAACATGGGGACCTTCACCGCCAGGTCCATTTCCTCCACCCACAGGATCATATCCAGCTCCAGGACTATATCCTACGCCCCCTAATCCTTTTCAAGTGCCATCTGGTCCTGCTGGTGCTCCATCAATGCCTGGTGGTCCCCAT CCTTACCGTTGA
- the MAPK1IP1L gene encoding MAPK-interacting and spindle-stabilizing protein-like isoform X2 — MCDELTVTPIPCPPVPWGSKMSGTDDFSLADALPDQSPAKTSKVSSTKPGQQPGQPPQGWPASNPWNNPSAPPTAPAGLPPNTSASSVPFGPPPTGMYPSMPPGPPAPFPPPPTGPSCPPPGGPYPPPTVPGPVPPGQYPPPNMPFPELPRPYGGPTEPAAPPAPVGPWGSMPSGAWGPTMGGQYPAPSMPYPPPGPYSAPTQTPGAAPTVPWGTVPPGTWGPSPPGPFPPPTGSYPAPGLYPTPPNPFQVPSGPAGAPSMPGGPHPYR, encoded by the exons ATGTgcgatgaactgactgtaacccccattccctgtccccctgtgccatggGGCAG CAAAATGTCTGGAACTGATGATTTTTCG TTGGCAGATGCTTTACCAGATCAGTCGCCTGCTAAAACCTCCAAAGTGAGCAGTACAAAACCTGGTCAACAGCCTGGTCAGCCACCGCAGGGTTGGCCAGCTTCGAATCCTTGGAACAACCCAAGTGCTCCCCCTACTGCGCCAGCCGGACTGCCACCAAATACGTCTGCTTCCAGCGTGCCATTCGGACCTCCACCAACAGGAATGTATCCTTCAATGCCCCCTGGACCGCCTGCtccatttcctcctcctcctactGGACCCTCTTGCCCTCCTCCTGGTGGTCCATATCCACCCCCAACTGTGCCAGGTCCTGTCCCACCAGGGCAATATCCTCCACCAAATATGCCCTTTCCAGAGCTTCCAAGACCTTATGGTGGTCCAACAGAGCCAGCTGCACCTCCTGCTCCCGTTGGGCCATGGGGATCCATGCCCTCTGGAGCATGGGGACCAACAATGGGAGGGCAGTATCCTGCACCTAGCATGCCATATCCACCCCCAGGGCCATATTCCGCTCCTACCCAGACTCCAGGGGCTGCGCCAACAGTACCATGGGGTACAGTCCCACCTGGAACATGGGGACCTTCACCGCCAGGTCCATTTCCTCCACCCACAGGATCATATCCAGCTCCAGGACTATATCCTACGCCCCCTAATCCTTTTCAAGTGCCATCTGGTCCTGCTGGTGCTCCATCAATGCCTGGTGGTCCCCAT CCTTACCGTTGA
- the MAPK1IP1L gene encoding MAPK-interacting and spindle-stabilizing protein-like isoform X1: protein MNSCLKYFYYFQQISLYLTLLFSKMSGTDDFSLADALPDQSPAKTSKVSSTKPGQQPGQPPQGWPASNPWNNPSAPPTAPAGLPPNTSASSVPFGPPPTGMYPSMPPGPPAPFPPPPTGPSCPPPGGPYPPPTVPGPVPPGQYPPPNMPFPELPRPYGGPTEPAAPPAPVGPWGSMPSGAWGPTMGGQYPAPSMPYPPPGPYSAPTQTPGAAPTVPWGTVPPGTWGPSPPGPFPPPTGSYPAPGLYPTPPNPFQVPSGPAGAPSMPGGPHPYR from the exons ATGAACTCTTGCttgaaatacttttattattttcaacAAATTTCACTTTATCTTACCTTACTTTTCAGCAAAATGTCTGGAACTGATGATTTTTCG TTGGCAGATGCTTTACCAGATCAGTCGCCTGCTAAAACCTCCAAAGTGAGCAGTACAAAACCTGGTCAACAGCCTGGTCAGCCACCGCAGGGTTGGCCAGCTTCGAATCCTTGGAACAACCCAAGTGCTCCCCCTACTGCGCCAGCCGGACTGCCACCAAATACGTCTGCTTCCAGCGTGCCATTCGGACCTCCACCAACAGGAATGTATCCTTCAATGCCCCCTGGACCGCCTGCtccatttcctcctcctcctactGGACCCTCTTGCCCTCCTCCTGGTGGTCCATATCCACCCCCAACTGTGCCAGGTCCTGTCCCACCAGGGCAATATCCTCCACCAAATATGCCCTTTCCAGAGCTTCCAAGACCTTATGGTGGTCCAACAGAGCCAGCTGCACCTCCTGCTCCCGTTGGGCCATGGGGATCCATGCCCTCTGGAGCATGGGGACCAACAATGGGAGGGCAGTATCCTGCACCTAGCATGCCATATCCACCCCCAGGGCCATATTCCGCTCCTACCCAGACTCCAGGGGCTGCGCCAACAGTACCATGGGGTACAGTCCCACCTGGAACATGGGGACCTTCACCGCCAGGTCCATTTCCTCCACCCACAGGATCATATCCAGCTCCAGGACTATATCCTACGCCCCCTAATCCTTTTCAAGTGCCATCTGGTCCTGCTGGTGCTCCATCAATGCCTGGTGGTCCCCAT CCTTACCGTTGA
- the MAPK1IP1L gene encoding MAPK-interacting and spindle-stabilizing protein-like isoform X3, with translation MKPFRKERISKMSGTDDFSLADALPDQSPAKTSKVSSTKPGQQPGQPPQGWPASNPWNNPSAPPTAPAGLPPNTSASSVPFGPPPTGMYPSMPPGPPAPFPPPPTGPSCPPPGGPYPPPTVPGPVPPGQYPPPNMPFPELPRPYGGPTEPAAPPAPVGPWGSMPSGAWGPTMGGQYPAPSMPYPPPGPYSAPTQTPGAAPTVPWGTVPPGTWGPSPPGPFPPPTGSYPAPGLYPTPPNPFQVPSGPAGAPSMPGGPHPYR, from the exons ATGAAGCCATTCAGGAAAGAAAGGATTAG CAAAATGTCTGGAACTGATGATTTTTCG TTGGCAGATGCTTTACCAGATCAGTCGCCTGCTAAAACCTCCAAAGTGAGCAGTACAAAACCTGGTCAACAGCCTGGTCAGCCACCGCAGGGTTGGCCAGCTTCGAATCCTTGGAACAACCCAAGTGCTCCCCCTACTGCGCCAGCCGGACTGCCACCAAATACGTCTGCTTCCAGCGTGCCATTCGGACCTCCACCAACAGGAATGTATCCTTCAATGCCCCCTGGACCGCCTGCtccatttcctcctcctcctactGGACCCTCTTGCCCTCCTCCTGGTGGTCCATATCCACCCCCAACTGTGCCAGGTCCTGTCCCACCAGGGCAATATCCTCCACCAAATATGCCCTTTCCAGAGCTTCCAAGACCTTATGGTGGTCCAACAGAGCCAGCTGCACCTCCTGCTCCCGTTGGGCCATGGGGATCCATGCCCTCTGGAGCATGGGGACCAACAATGGGAGGGCAGTATCCTGCACCTAGCATGCCATATCCACCCCCAGGGCCATATTCCGCTCCTACCCAGACTCCAGGGGCTGCGCCAACAGTACCATGGGGTACAGTCCCACCTGGAACATGGGGACCTTCACCGCCAGGTCCATTTCCTCCACCCACAGGATCATATCCAGCTCCAGGACTATATCCTACGCCCCCTAATCCTTTTCAAGTGCCATCTGGTCCTGCTGGTGCTCCATCAATGCCTGGTGGTCCCCAT CCTTACCGTTGA